From Pseudomonas sp. LS1212, the proteins below share one genomic window:
- a CDS encoding type II toxin-antitoxin system HigA family antitoxin, whose product MNLKPIRSEDELNAAFVRMEELWGAEAGSLESDELEVLSILIEKYEDEHYPIAPSDPIEAIKFRMEQQGLNARDLEPYIGTSGRVSEVLNHKRSLSLAMIRRLHAGLRIPYESLLGET is encoded by the coding sequence ATGAACCTGAAACCGATTCGAAGCGAAGACGAGCTCAATGCCGCTTTTGTTCGCATGGAAGAGCTTTGGGGGGCGGAAGCAGGATCACTCGAAAGCGACGAGCTCGAGGTTCTCTCCATCCTGATCGAAAAATATGAAGATGAGCATTATCCGATTGCGCCATCGGACCCTATCGAGGCGATCAAATTCAGGATGGAACAACAAGGGCTGAACGCCCGGGACCTGGAACCTTATATCGGTACCAGCGGGCGTGTTTCAGAAGTGCTGAACCATAAGCGCTCCCTGAGCCTGGCGATGATTCGGCGTCTTCATGCCGGCCTTCGAATCCCCTACGAAAGCCTTCTTGGCGAGACCTGA
- a CDS encoding type II toxin-antitoxin system HigB family toxin: MRVIAKRTLKEFWERPGCTDAERPLTEWHNMMLKAIWTTPQELKAEIGTASIIKGGRVVFNIAGNKYRLVVAIKYDLQIAWVKFIGTHPQYDQIDVETV; the protein is encoded by the coding sequence ATGAGAGTTATCGCGAAGCGGACACTCAAGGAGTTTTGGGAAAGACCAGGATGCACCGACGCCGAACGACCGCTCACCGAATGGCACAACATGATGCTCAAAGCCATTTGGACCACGCCCCAGGAGCTGAAGGCCGAAATAGGCACGGCAAGCATCATCAAAGGCGGCAGAGTCGTTTTTAACATCGCCGGCAACAAGTATCGACTGGTGGTGGCCATCAAATACGACCTGCAGATTGCGTGGGTCAAATTCATTGGCACTCACCCCCAGTACGATCAAATCGACGTGGAGACCGTGTGA
- a CDS encoding flavin reductase family protein — protein MHSFDFSQLSPREKYKILIGSVVPRPIALVTTVDAEGRVNAAPFSFFNALSADPPILALGVENYSDQSPKDTTRNIQLNQEFTVNIVSDALVEAMNVCAVPFAPGFDELTAAGLTAIPGTRVKCPRIGEAPVALECRRMMALSIGQSREIILGEVVMAHVRDELIDPKTLYIDQLGLDAIGRMGGHGYARTRDYFDLPTRSLEAWNEVPGGGERFWPNVR, from the coding sequence ATGCATAGCTTCGACTTCAGCCAACTGAGCCCACGCGAGAAATACAAGATTCTGATCGGCAGTGTGGTGCCGCGTCCTATTGCCCTGGTGACCACGGTGGATGCCGAGGGCCGGGTCAATGCCGCGCCTTTCAGTTTCTTCAACGCACTGTCGGCCGACCCGCCGATCCTTGCCCTGGGCGTGGAAAACTACAGTGACCAAAGCCCCAAGGACACCACGCGCAATATCCAGCTCAACCAGGAATTCACGGTCAATATCGTCTCCGATGCGCTGGTGGAGGCCATGAACGTCTGCGCCGTGCCGTTCGCCCCGGGTTTCGATGAACTGACTGCCGCAGGCCTGACGGCCATTCCCGGCACCCGGGTCAAATGCCCACGCATCGGTGAAGCGCCGGTGGCCCTGGAGTGCCGGCGGATGATGGCGCTGTCGATCGGACAGTCCCGCGAGATCATCCTCGGCGAGGTGGTCATGGCCCATGTGCGCGATGAATTGATCGATCCGAAAACCTTGTACATCGATCAGCTGGGCCTGGATGCCATTGGCCGCATGGGGGGGCATGGCTATGCCCGTACTCGCGACTATTTCGACTTGCCGACGCGCTCGCTGGAGGCCTGGAACGAAGTGCCCGGTGGTGGGGAGCGTTTTTGGCCGAATGTCAGGTAA
- a CDS encoding amidohydrolase family protein: MNRVRRIGLRASCVVGFDGRQHVLWRDGEVVFEGSRILFVGRGFAGPVDLWVDHGNALIGPGFIDLDALGDLDSTVLTLDNGDERDMGRMWSQEYLAAGPRESYSAEEEVFKYRYAFTQLIRNGITTAMPITSMYYREWAETYDEFAAVTSVAAELGLRTYLGPCYMSGMSYWRTDGSLAQHWDEGRGLAGLEAAERFFADFNGAHGDLIRGALLPDRIQTCTPALLQRTAALSRELDAPMRLHCCQSPSELALVRELRGYSPLAWLERLDLLGPRSLLPHGIYTSGDDDLQRLVDGGASLVHCPVVFARDGEALDSFGRYRAKGINIALGTDTWPADLLDNMRQGLNIARIKDGSAEHTSALDMYNAATLGGARALGRDDIGRLAPGAKADITVFSLDGLHLGPLFDPLKNLMLAGRGDDCVASYIDGRCVMRDGQVLGVDYPSLQRQAQQQFHTLMRSHAARAFGQPDWRSLFKPAIPFADDYSIAMPLSAVSSPRD; this comes from the coding sequence GTGAACAGGGTCCGGAGAATCGGTCTCAGGGCCAGCTGCGTGGTCGGCTTCGACGGCCGCCAGCACGTGCTATGGCGAGATGGCGAGGTGGTGTTCGAGGGCTCGCGTATCCTCTTTGTCGGCCGTGGCTTCGCCGGGCCGGTGGACCTGTGGGTCGACCATGGCAATGCCCTGATCGGCCCGGGCTTCATTGACCTGGACGCGCTCGGCGATCTCGACTCCACCGTGCTGACCCTGGACAACGGCGACGAACGCGACATGGGCCGGATGTGGTCGCAGGAGTATCTGGCTGCCGGCCCACGCGAGAGCTACAGCGCCGAAGAGGAAGTCTTCAAGTACCGCTATGCCTTCACCCAGCTGATCCGCAATGGCATCACCACGGCCATGCCGATCACCTCCATGTACTACCGCGAGTGGGCCGAGACCTACGACGAGTTCGCGGCAGTGACCAGTGTCGCCGCCGAGCTGGGCCTGCGCACCTACCTCGGCCCCTGTTACATGAGCGGCATGAGCTACTGGCGCACTGACGGCAGCCTGGCCCAGCACTGGGACGAAGGGCGTGGCCTGGCCGGCCTGGAGGCTGCCGAGCGCTTCTTTGCCGACTTCAATGGCGCTCACGGCGATCTGATCCGCGGCGCCTTGTTGCCGGACCGCATCCAGACCTGTACCCCGGCGCTGCTGCAACGCACCGCAGCCCTCAGTCGCGAACTGGATGCGCCGATGCGCCTGCATTGCTGCCAGTCCCCCAGTGAATTGGCGCTGGTGCGCGAGCTGCGTGGGTATTCGCCGCTCGCCTGGCTGGAACGACTGGACCTGCTCGGCCCTCGCAGTTTGCTGCCCCACGGCATCTATACGAGTGGCGACGACGACCTGCAACGCCTGGTCGACGGCGGTGCCAGCCTGGTGCATTGCCCGGTGGTATTCGCCCGCGACGGCGAAGCGCTGGACTCCTTCGGCCGCTATCGCGCCAAAGGCATCAACATCGCCCTGGGCACCGACACCTGGCCGGCAGACCTGCTGGACAACATGCGCCAAGGCCTGAACATTGCTCGTATCAAAGACGGCAGCGCCGAGCACACCAGCGCTCTGGATATGTACAACGCAGCGACCCTGGGTGGCGCCAGGGCCCTGGGCCGCGACGATATCGGTCGGCTGGCGCCGGGTGCCAAGGCCGACATTACCGTGTTCAGCCTGGACGGCCTGCATCTGGGGCCGCTGTTCGATCCGTTGAAAAACCTGATGCTGGCCGGGCGCGGCGACGACTGCGTCGCCAGCTACATCGATGGCCGCTGCGTAATGCGCGATGGCCAGGTACTTGGCGTCGATTACCCAAGCCTGCAACGCCAGGCCCAGCAGCAATTCCATACCCTGATGCGCAGCCATGCCGCACGCGCCTTCGGCCAGCCGGACTGGCGCAGCCTGTTCAAGCCAGCCATCCCATTCGCCGACGACTACAGCATCGCCATGCCCTTGAGCGCGGTGAGCAGCCCACGTGATTGA
- a CDS encoding amidohydrolase family protein, whose product MNDSRWLRNVRPYGGAAEDLRIQAGRIAERRPAIAAPLAAGDIDGRNQLLTPALVESHVHLDKTLWGQPWRGNSAGPTLKDYIANERRVLREIDAPIAARAGALLENCIARGSLRMRCHVDIDPEFGLRHVEAMLQLRERYRDLIDLQLVVFPQTGLISRPGTAQLMREAMDLGVENVGGLDPCGIDNDPIAQLDFVFNLACEFDRGIDIHLHDKGELGLWQIALIADYTERFQRQGKVMISHAYCLGMAPWAQVQLLAERLAALGISLMSSAPADCAVPPFLALRDAGVNLCLGSDGIRDAWSPMGNGDMLERAMLLAFRFDLNKDEQLAAAFAAATVNGARALGLDDYGLALGQPADFLLLPVETLGEAVVARPQRQVYRAGKLIAEQGRLLESRL is encoded by the coding sequence ATGAATGACTCACGCTGGCTGCGCAATGTTCGCCCTTATGGCGGCGCAGCCGAGGATTTACGCATCCAGGCCGGTCGAATTGCCGAGCGCAGGCCTGCCATTGCGGCACCATTGGCTGCGGGTGATATCGATGGCCGCAACCAGCTGCTGACACCGGCGCTGGTCGAAAGCCACGTCCATCTGGACAAGACCCTGTGGGGCCAGCCTTGGCGCGGCAACAGCGCCGGGCCGACGCTCAAGGACTACATCGCCAATGAGCGCCGCGTGCTGCGCGAAATCGACGCACCGATCGCCGCACGGGCCGGCGCACTGCTGGAGAACTGCATCGCTCGCGGCTCGCTGCGCATGCGCTGTCACGTGGATATCGACCCCGAGTTCGGCCTGCGCCACGTCGAGGCCATGCTGCAGTTGCGCGAGCGCTACCGTGATCTGATCGACCTGCAGCTGGTCGTGTTTCCACAAACCGGCCTTATCAGCCGCCCAGGTACCGCCCAACTAATGCGCGAGGCTATGGATCTTGGCGTGGAGAATGTCGGCGGACTGGACCCTTGTGGCATCGACAATGACCCCATCGCCCAGCTCGACTTCGTCTTCAACCTGGCTTGCGAATTCGATCGCGGCATCGATATCCACCTGCATGACAAAGGTGAACTCGGCCTCTGGCAGATCGCCCTGATCGCCGACTACACGGAACGCTTCCAGCGTCAGGGCAAGGTCATGATCAGCCACGCCTACTGCCTGGGCATGGCGCCCTGGGCCCAGGTCCAGCTGCTGGCCGAACGACTTGCAGCCCTTGGTATATCGCTGATGAGTTCAGCTCCAGCCGACTGCGCAGTGCCGCCCTTCCTCGCCTTGCGCGACGCCGGGGTCAACCTGTGCCTGGGGTCGGACGGTATTCGCGATGCCTGGTCACCGATGGGCAACGGCGACATGCTCGAGCGCGCGATGCTGCTGGCCTTTCGCTTCGACCTGAACAAGGACGAGCAATTGGCGGCGGCTTTCGCGGCCGCCACGGTCAATGGCGCACGCGCCCTGGGCCTGGACGACTATGGCTTGGCCCTCGGCCAGCCCGCCGATTTCCTCTTGCTGCCGGTCGAGACACTCGGTGAAGCCGTGGTCGCCAGGCCGCAGCGCCAGGTATACCGCGCCGGCAAACTGATCGCCGAACAGGGTCGCCTGCTGGAAAGCCGCCTGTGA
- a CDS encoding extracellular solute-binding protein has protein sequence MMLKALRYGIAGLTLSCLTTFCAQAQEPKELFFYNWTDYYPVELLGKFEKETGIKVTMDGYDSNETLLAKLQAGGAAYDVIVPSQSIMRTLIEQNLLLQIDASKLANFQNVKPAFRDPSFDPGRKFSAPYLWGSTGFSYDSARVPGGKLDDSWKEFFEPRPEVSGQLAALDTSSSVINAASHYLGVDECSENPQDAKRILELLQKQKPHLKMYSSDNTVDRMASGEVIMMQNWNGSTARATLQKSTIKYVYPREGLAMFQDNFAVPKSAPHPDNAKVFIDWMMKPENAAAVSNAIAYANGIESDNLLDAKWKVMDAINMPEEFASRLRPEKECSNKARELQDRIWSRLKG, from the coding sequence ATGATGTTGAAAGCCCTGCGTTACGGTATCGCTGGCCTCACCCTGAGCTGTCTGACCACCTTCTGCGCCCAGGCGCAGGAGCCCAAGGAATTGTTCTTCTACAACTGGACCGACTATTACCCGGTCGAGCTGCTCGGCAAGTTCGAAAAGGAGACCGGGATCAAGGTCACCATGGACGGCTATGACAGCAACGAAACCCTGCTGGCCAAGTTGCAGGCCGGTGGCGCGGCCTACGATGTAATCGTGCCGTCGCAGTCGATCATGCGGACCCTTATCGAGCAAAACCTGCTGCTGCAAATCGACGCATCAAAACTCGCTAATTTCCAGAACGTCAAACCGGCTTTCCGCGATCCGTCCTTCGACCCCGGTCGCAAATTCTCTGCGCCCTACCTCTGGGGTTCGACGGGTTTTTCCTATGACAGCGCACGCGTACCCGGTGGCAAGCTGGACGACTCCTGGAAAGAGTTCTTCGAACCACGTCCAGAAGTCAGCGGGCAGCTTGCCGCCCTCGACACCTCGAGCAGCGTGATCAATGCCGCCAGCCATTACCTGGGCGTCGACGAGTGCAGCGAGAACCCGCAGGACGCCAAGCGTATCCTCGAGCTGCTGCAGAAACAGAAGCCGCACCTGAAGATGTACAGCTCGGACAACACCGTGGACCGCATGGCCAGCGGCGAAGTCATCATGATGCAGAACTGGAACGGCTCTACCGCTCGCGCCACGCTGCAGAAGAGCACCATCAAGTACGTCTACCCGCGCGAAGGGCTGGCCATGTTCCAGGATAACTTCGCCGTACCGAAAAGCGCGCCGCATCCAGACAATGCCAAGGTCTTTATCGACTGGATGATGAAACCGGAAAACGCCGCCGCCGTCTCCAACGCCATTGCCTATGCCAACGGCATCGAGAGCGACAACCTGCTCGACGCCAAATGGAAGGTCATGGACGCCATCAACATGCCTGAAGAGTTTGCCTCGCGCCTGCGTCCGGAAAAGGAATGCAGCAACAAGGCGCGTGAACTGCAGGACCGCATCTGGTCACGGCTCAAGGGCTGA
- a CDS encoding ABC transporter permease codes for MIALHLKKLPLTREASLLILAYLYLPIFVLIAYSFNANRSATVWTEFSFAWYGRILANPSIQTAALNSIIVAGIATVCATVIALLAALATYRPFYGQKMVEGGINLPLILPEIVTAVATLLLFMALGIKLGLLTVIVAHIGFCIPFAYLPIRARLNDLDKSLLEAANDLYANPWQCFRRVTLPLLWPAVLSGAVLAFVVSLDDFIMTFFVAGPGSTTLPVYIFSAIKSGVTPEINAISTLMLVISIVLVVLSFWLGQRGKAPTR; via the coding sequence ATGATTGCCCTGCACCTGAAAAAACTACCGCTGACTCGCGAAGCCAGCCTGCTGATCCTGGCCTACCTGTACCTGCCGATCTTCGTGCTGATCGCCTACAGCTTCAACGCCAACCGTTCGGCTACGGTGTGGACCGAGTTCTCCTTCGCCTGGTACGGGCGCATCCTGGCCAACCCGTCGATCCAGACCGCAGCGCTGAACTCGATCATCGTCGCCGGGATCGCCACCGTCTGCGCCACCGTTATTGCCCTGCTCGCGGCACTGGCGACCTACAGGCCATTCTACGGGCAGAAAATGGTCGAAGGCGGTATCAACCTGCCGCTGATCCTGCCGGAAATCGTCACGGCCGTGGCCACTCTGCTGTTGTTCATGGCCCTGGGGATCAAGCTTGGCTTGCTGACAGTGATCGTTGCCCATATCGGCTTCTGCATTCCGTTCGCCTATTTGCCAATCCGCGCGCGGTTGAATGATCTGGACAAGAGCCTGCTGGAAGCTGCCAACGACCTGTATGCCAACCCCTGGCAATGCTTTCGCCGGGTGACCTTGCCGCTGTTGTGGCCGGCGGTGCTGTCCGGTGCCGTGCTGGCGTTCGTGGTCAGCCTGGACGATTTCATCATGACCTTCTTCGTCGCCGGGCCCGGCTCGACCACCCTGCCGGTCTACATCTTCTCGGCGATCAAGTCCGGAGTAACGCCCGAGATCAACGCTATCTCGACCCTGATGCTGGTGATTTCCATCGTGCTGGTCGTGTTGTCCTTCTGGCTGGGACAGCGCGGCAAGGCGCCGACCCGCTGA
- a CDS encoding ABC transporter permease, with amino-acid sequence MSVSTTSAATSRLLLLSPVVLTLLALIAIPLGIMGYISLLPRNLYGGVDWQADWQLQSYVQLFFQEGFDGELELNWVYAQALLRSVAQAGGTTVLCFLFGFPVALWMTSLAPRQRSLMVLLITIPFWTNLLIRNYAWLIILREHGWIAQSLNALLPQAGGITLLYNDFAVSVGLVYSFLPFMILPIYSTLEKLDWRLVEAAYDLGANRWKALRRVILPLSMPGVIAGALLVFVPSLGAFITPAILGGGKTLMIGNLIQQQFGTARNWPLGSSLSFLLLGILMLALVLYALYSRKAATTTRRGAAA; translated from the coding sequence ATGAGCGTCAGTACCACGTCTGCGGCCACGAGCCGCTTGCTGTTACTCAGCCCGGTCGTACTTACCCTGCTGGCATTGATCGCTATCCCCCTCGGGATCATGGGCTATATCAGCCTGTTGCCCCGCAACCTGTACGGCGGTGTCGACTGGCAGGCCGACTGGCAGTTGCAAAGCTATGTGCAGCTGTTCTTCCAGGAGGGTTTCGACGGTGAACTCGAACTCAACTGGGTCTATGCCCAGGCACTGCTGCGCTCGGTCGCCCAGGCCGGCGGCACCACGGTGCTGTGCTTTCTGTTCGGCTTCCCGGTGGCGCTGTGGATGACCAGCCTGGCACCGCGCCAACGCAGCCTGATGGTCTTGCTTATCACTATTCCGTTCTGGACCAATCTGCTGATTCGCAATTACGCCTGGTTGATCATCCTGCGCGAGCACGGCTGGATCGCCCAAAGCCTCAACGCCCTGCTGCCCCAGGCAGGCGGCATCACCCTGCTGTACAACGATTTCGCGGTGAGCGTCGGCCTTGTCTATAGCTTCCTGCCGTTCATGATCCTGCCCATTTACTCGACCCTGGAGAAGCTCGACTGGCGCTTGGTCGAGGCCGCTTACGATCTGGGTGCCAACCGCTGGAAGGCCCTGCGCCGGGTCATCCTGCCGCTGTCGATGCCAGGCGTGATCGCCGGCGCCTTGCTGGTCTTCGTCCCCAGCCTGGGCGCCTTCATTACCCCGGCAATCCTCGGCGGGGGCAAGACGCTGATGATCGGCAACCTGATCCAGCAGCAGTTCGGCACGGCGCGCAACTGGCCATTGGGCAGTTCGTTGTCGTTCCTGCTGCTCGGCATTCTGATGCTGGCCCTGGTGCTGTATGCCCTCTATAGCCGCAAGGCTGCCACGACCACCCGCCGGGGAGCTGCCGCATGA
- a CDS encoding ABC transporter ATP-binding protein, with product MEHRASVEVQCVSKRYTDDPDVAPALDEVSVNIAHNEFFTLLGPSGCGKTTLLRTIAGFEHVSSGEIRIGGQRVNDLPPFKRRVNTVFQSYALFPHMTVAENIAFGLEMQGLERKAIPARVKEMLALVQMEHLARRKPTELSGGQQQRVALARALAPKPDVLLLDEPLSALDLKLRKEMQVELKRVQKEAGITFIFVTHDQEEALTLSDRIAVMSAGKILQIGGPNDIYERPQHQFVAHFIGDINFLPGNLKRDRDNQGLFQPTGLAVEIPCNPAPRFDRGPVQLAFRPERSKLVDPTQPHHLRGVIEAVLYVGTATLYQCRLGNDAKVMLRESNEGLNGARAVGETVAVHLPPHACLLMEA from the coding sequence ATGGAACACAGAGCTTCTGTCGAAGTGCAATGCGTTTCAAAACGCTATACCGACGACCCTGATGTGGCACCCGCTCTCGACGAGGTGTCGGTCAATATCGCGCACAACGAATTCTTCACTCTGTTGGGCCCCTCCGGTTGCGGCAAAACCACCTTGCTGCGCACCATCGCCGGCTTCGAGCATGTCAGCAGCGGCGAGATCCGCATCGGTGGGCAACGGGTAAACGACCTGCCGCCCTTCAAGCGCCGGGTCAACACTGTGTTCCAGAGCTATGCGCTGTTTCCGCATATGACTGTCGCCGAGAATATAGCCTTCGGCCTGGAGATGCAGGGCCTTGAACGCAAGGCCATTCCAGCACGGGTCAAGGAAATGCTCGCCCTGGTACAGATGGAACACCTGGCGCGGCGCAAACCCACCGAGCTCTCCGGCGGCCAGCAACAACGCGTGGCCCTGGCCCGCGCACTGGCGCCCAAGCCCGACGTGCTGCTACTCGACGAGCCATTGTCGGCGCTGGACCTCAAGCTGCGCAAGGAAATGCAGGTCGAACTCAAGCGCGTGCAGAAAGAGGCCGGTATCACCTTCATCTTCGTCACCCACGACCAGGAAGAGGCGTTGACCCTCTCCGACCGCATCGCCGTGATGTCCGCCGGCAAGATCCTGCAGATCGGCGGCCCGAACGACATCTACGAGCGCCCACAGCATCAGTTCGTTGCCCACTTCATCGGCGATATCAACTTCCTTCCCGGCAACCTCAAGCGCGACCGGGACAATCAGGGGCTGTTCCAGCCTACCGGCCTTGCCGTGGAAATCCCCTGCAACCCTGCCCCACGATTCGATCGCGGCCCGGTGCAACTGGCTTTCCGCCCGGAGCGCTCGAAGCTGGTCGATCCTACGCAACCCCACCATCTGCGCGGCGTGATCGAGGCGGTCCTGTACGTGGGTACGGCGACTCTGTACCAGTGCCGCCTGGGCAACGACGCGAAGGTCATGCTGCGCGAGAGCAACGAGGGCCTCAATGGCGCCCGCGCCGTCGGCGAGACGGTTGCCGTGCACCTGCCGCCCCATGCCTGCCTGTTGATGGAGGCCTGA
- a CDS encoding GntR family transcriptional regulator, which translates to MTEKKLETTVDRVYQGVYEAISKRTLRPGMKLGETSLAELFNVSRTSVRAALKQLEADGLVSTEPNKGAWVSLPSDEEIRLLFETRRLVEIGVVSELCRRRDTAATRDLRDHLLLEVEAAKNGDHERLIHLLGEFHIKLAETLNNPILLDWFRKLISRASLYAAAFDDGRHDACRDNEHLRLIEYIEAGNQGAAIELTCLHLNGIEKAILDVAATLKATYHPLKHLIEV; encoded by the coding sequence ATGACTGAGAAAAAGCTGGAAACCACAGTCGACCGCGTCTACCAAGGGGTTTACGAGGCGATCAGCAAGCGCACCCTGCGCCCTGGCATGAAGTTGGGCGAGACGTCGCTGGCGGAGCTTTTCAACGTCAGCCGCACGTCCGTGCGTGCCGCGCTCAAGCAATTGGAAGCGGACGGGCTGGTTTCGACCGAGCCCAACAAGGGGGCCTGGGTGTCGCTGCCCAGCGATGAAGAGATTCGTTTGTTGTTCGAAACCCGGCGCCTGGTCGAGATCGGCGTCGTCAGTGAATTGTGTCGCCGCCGCGATACGGCAGCTACCCGCGACCTGCGTGACCACTTGTTGCTCGAAGTCGAGGCGGCGAAAAATGGCGACCACGAGCGGCTGATCCACCTGCTCGGGGAATTCCATATCAAACTGGCCGAAACCCTGAACAACCCGATCTTGCTCGACTGGTTCCGCAAGCTGATTTCAAGGGCCTCGCTCTATGCGGCAGCTTTCGATGACGGCCGCCATGATGCTTGCCGCGATAACGAGCACCTGCGCCTGATCGAGTACATCGAAGCCGGTAACCAGGGCGCGGCGATTGAACTGACCTGCCTGCACCTCAATGGTATCGAAAAGGCCATTCTCGACGTCGCTGCCACGCTCAAGGCGACTTACCACCCACTCAAGCACCTGATCGAGGTCTAG
- a CDS encoding CinA family protein, with protein MDPITQLATTLGERLLTLNAHVTTAESCTGGGIAEAITRIPGSSGWFEAGYITYSNTQKTAQLRVPGELFGQVGAVSREVVEAMVRGAQANSGAHFAVAVSGVAGPDGGSPEKPVGTVWLAFGAGDKVTSERRLFPGGRDEVRRQTVRAALEGLLHLAAGEITNRG; from the coding sequence ATGGACCCCATCACCCAGCTAGCCACTACCCTCGGCGAACGTCTGCTTACCCTCAACGCCCACGTCACCACCGCCGAATCCTGCACCGGCGGCGGCATCGCCGAGGCCATCACGCGCATACCCGGTAGCTCGGGCTGGTTCGAAGCCGGTTACATTACCTATTCCAATACCCAGAAGACTGCTCAGCTGCGCGTGCCGGGCGAGTTGTTCGGCCAGGTTGGCGCGGTCAGCCGCGAGGTGGTCGAAGCCATGGTGCGCGGCGCCCAGGCCAACAGCGGGGCGCACTTCGCCGTGGCCGTCAGTGGCGTCGCCGGGCCCGACGGCGGCTCGCCGGAAAAACCGGTGGGTACTGTCTGGCTGGCGTTTGGCGCAGGCGACAAGGTCACCAGCGAGCGGCGGTTGTTCCCCGGAGGGCGCGACGAGGTGCGCCGACAAACGGTCAGGGCCGCGCTAGAGGGGCTGTTACACCTTGCAGCAGGAGAAATCACGAATCGGGGGTAG
- the recA gene encoding recombinase RecA — MDDNKKRALAAALGQIERQFGKGAVMRMGDHDRQAIPAISTGSLGLDIALGIGGLPKGRIVEIYGPESSGKTTLTLSVIAQAQKAGATCAFVDAEHALDPEYASKLGVNVDDLLVSQPDTGEQALEITDMLVRSNAVDVIIIDSVAALVPKAEIEGEMGDMHVGLQARLMSQALRKITGNIKNANCLVIFINQIRMKIGVMFGSPETTTGGNALKFYASVRLDIRRTGAVKEGDEVVGSETRVKIVKNKVAPPFRQAEFQILYGKGIYLNGEIIDLGVQHGLLEKSGAWYSYQGSKIGQGKANSAKFLQDNPEIAATLEKQIREKLLTGGAEANKAAVAEVAHEDDLVDADANF, encoded by the coding sequence ATGGACGACAACAAGAAGCGTGCCTTGGCTGCGGCCCTGGGTCAGATCGAACGTCAATTCGGTAAAGGCGCGGTCATGCGCATGGGCGATCACGATCGCCAGGCCATTCCGGCCATTTCTACCGGTTCCCTCGGTCTGGACATCGCGCTGGGCATCGGCGGCTTGCCAAAAGGTCGTATCGTCGAGATCTACGGCCCGGAATCCTCGGGTAAAACCACGCTGACCCTGTCCGTGATCGCCCAGGCCCAGAAGGCCGGCGCGACCTGCGCCTTCGTCGATGCCGAGCACGCACTGGATCCTGAATACGCCAGCAAGCTGGGCGTGAACGTCGACGACCTGCTGGTTTCCCAGCCGGATACCGGCGAGCAGGCGCTGGAAATCACCGACATGCTGGTGCGTTCCAATGCTGTTGACGTCATCATCATCGACTCCGTTGCCGCACTCGTGCCCAAGGCCGAGATCGAAGGCGAAATGGGTGACATGCACGTGGGCCTGCAAGCCCGCCTGATGTCCCAGGCGCTGCGTAAAATCACCGGTAACATCAAGAACGCCAACTGCCTGGTGATCTTCATCAACCAGATCCGCATGAAGATCGGCGTGATGTTCGGCAGCCCGGAAACCACCACCGGTGGTAACGCACTGAAGTTCTACGCCTCGGTCCGTCTGGACATCCGCCGCACTGGCGCGGTGAAAGAGGGTGATGAGGTCGTGGGCAGCGAAACCCGCGTCAAGATCGTCAAGAACAAGGTGGCACCACCGTTCCGTCAGGCCGAGTTCCAGATCCTGTACGGCAAGGGCATCTACCTGAACGGTGAAATCATCGACCTGGGCGTTCAACATGGCCTGCTGGAGAAATCCGGTGCCTGGTACAGCTACCAGGGCAGCAAGATCGGTCAGGGCAAGGCCAACTCCGCCAAGTTCCTGCAGGATAATCCGGAAATCGCTGCGACCCTCGAGAAGCAGATCCGTGAAAAACTGCTGACAGGTGGTGCTGAAGCCAATAAGGCTGCCGTAGCCGAAGTGGCTCACGAAGACGACCTGGTCGACGCTGACGCCAACTTCTGA